GCTTTTTCTTGAGAATGAAAAACGTATAGAAGGGAATAAGGGACGAAATACTGATTCCTAATAACATCGACCAGCCTATTTCACTGGTTAGGGTTTCGTGCGATAACTCCTGTCCACCCTTAAATCCAATAGAAAATAACAAGTATAAAGAAATAAATTTGGAAGAATTGGGCGGGATTTCTAAATCACTTTTGAGATACACTGCAACAATACCAAGTACAAAAAATAATAGTGCGGGATTGGTAAGGTTTTCAATTAGTAAATTAAAGTTCATGATATATAAATGCTTAGTTTTTTAGTTGGTTTTGCAAAGTTGGGTATCATATTTTATAATTTTTTATTTATATTTAATATATTATGTATAAATATATTTTATGAATACAAGCTTGTATCAGCGATGTAATCGAAAAATCGGAAGAATAGCAAAGCTGTTTTGGAGGGGTAGTAACAATTTCAACAGCCTTCTACGAATGGAGGAATAACTGTTGGGAAGAAATAAAAAACACATAACAAATACGTAAAGTTTACGATAGCAGCCACAGAGTTAGTGTAATAAATTATAGTGTAAAAAAACTTGTCTAGAAAGTATATATTTGCACAAAAACAGCTCAACTATGTTAAAAGAACTAATTGATAATAAAGACTATCAAGGTATTGCAGATACCCTTATTCATAACCCTAGCCTTGCCAATGCGGCTATGTCATATAGCAACGACAATGCGGCAAAAGCTCATCCATTGCATCGTATTTGTGATGGTGTGTTTTTTGGTAAATATACCGATGAAGAAGCTGTGCAAATGGCAAAAATCTTTCTTGAAAACGGAGCAGATATTAATGGCGGCGAGCTTATAGAAAAACAAGATACTCCTTTGATTGCTGCAGCTAGCCTATATGCCGACCAAGTAGCTATTTGTTATTTAGCCCACGGAGCAAACATTCATCATGCAGGATGCTATGGCGGTACAGCCCTGCATTGGGCAGCATGGTGTGGCCGAGTAGCAGTAGTAAGGGCTCTTATCGAACACGAGGCCGACCTCAACAAGCGGTGTATTGATTTTGAGGCTACACCATTATTTTGGTCGGTGCAAGGTTATAAAAATGGAGGAAACACCAGCAAGGAAGATTATCTGGCATGTATTCGTTTACTGTTACAGGCAGGAGCAAACAAAAATATCCCTAATATGATGGGAAAAATCCCCTTTGATTTACTAGATAATAGTGATACTGATTTTAAAGAAATACTGAGTGACTTGAAGTAAAAAAGCTGAATTACTACCCATTAATCAAACGCTATGGCAGCTATAAAATGTGTTGTAGCGTTTACTTTTTGTTTTTGGTTATCCGTATATCCATCAAAGTGGCTGTTTGGGCAATATCTTCGTCAATACCGCCAAATCCTCCCTTTTACTGTAATAAGTTATCTTTAATCAGTTTTTTCAACCGTTCAAAAATTTCGAGGTATTTAAAATAGCTCAATTTCGTATATTGCTATTTATAACTTTAACCTTAATGAATTATGCTAAAAATGATTAAACCGCTATTCGTTCTGATGGTATTGGTCAACACCCTCGGAGCAATTGCACAAAGCAAAGTTGAATGGAAAACTGCATCTGCTGGTGGCTACACATATCGTTATGTCACAAACGACCCGCTCAAAGCTAGATTTTATCAATTGAAAAATGGGCTTACAGTTATTCTGAGCGAAAATCACAAAGAACCTCGTATTCAGGCTCTTATTCCTACTAGGGCAGGCTCTAATACCGACCCTCGCACACACACAGGTTTGGCTCATTATTTAGAGCACATGCTTTTTAAGGGTACAGATAAGTACGGCTCGCTTGATTGGGCAAAAGAAAAACCTCTTTTAGACAAAATAGACGCACTATATGAGCAGTACAACAAAACTACGGATGCCTCTAAACGCAAAGAAATTTATGCCGAAATAGACAAGGTATCGGGCGAGGCCGCCAAGTTTGCTATTGCCAATGAATATGACAAAATGATGGCATCGATGGGCGGGCAAGGTACAAATGCTTTTACCTCATTTGAACAAACCGTTTATACCGAAGATATTCCTACCAACGCTATCGACCGCTTTATAGCTCTTCAAGCTGAACGTTTCCGCAATCCAGTGCTTCGTATTTTTCATACCGAGTTAGAAGCTGTATATGAAGAAAAAAACCGTAGCCTCGACAACGACCCATGGAAAGTGTACGAAGCCAGAAATGCAGCGTTATTCCCAACTCATAACTATGGCCAGCAAACTACTATCGGTACAATCGAGCACCTCAAAAATCCATCGTTGGTAGAAATCCGCAATTACTTCCATAAGTACTATGTGCCAAATAATATGGCCATTATTATGGCAGGTGATTTTAATTCGGATGAACTTATCAAAAAAATTGATGCGGCCTTTGCCTACATGAAGCCCAAACCAGTACCAGCTTATAAGCCTGCTCCCGAAGCCCCTATTACGGCTCCGTTGATTCGTGAGGTTTTTGGTCCTAATCCCGACAATATTACTATTGCTTGGAGATGGCCGGGTGCTTTGAGCGTTAAAGAGCGTGTAATTGGTACGATTGTCGACGAGCTGATGTCCAACTCAAAGGCAGGTTTGATTGATATTAACCTTTCAAAAGCCCAAAAAGTACTTCGTGCAAGTTCAAGCCCTGAATGGAATAAAGATTACTCTGTTTGGCAAATGACAGGTACACCTAAAAACGGTCAAAGCCTCGACGAAGTAAAAGATTTGTTGATGGGACAATTAGAGTTGTTGAAAAAAGGTACTTTCGACGAGTCGATTATCAAGGCTATTGCTGCCAATTACAAACTAACCGCAATTCAGGGGTTAGAAAAAAATGACTCACGTGCTTACAAACTATTAGAAGATTTTGTGGTGTCGAAGGGCGAAGATTGGCCTGCTACTATTTCTTTAGCCAACGACTTGGCCAAAGTTACCAAACAACAAGTGATAGACTTTGCTAACAAATACTGCGGCAAAGGCTATGTGGTAGTATACAAAAGAAAAGGTGAAGACAAAAATATTATTAAAGTAGACAAACCAACTATTACACAGGTAGAAACCAACCGTGAAAAGCAATCTGCATTTTTGCAACAAGTGAATGCAATTCCAATGAGCGATATAAAACCTCAATGGGTTGATTTCAACAAGGATTTGCAAAAAGGTAAAGTAGGTGCTGCCGAGTTGTTGTATGTCAAAAATGATGACAATGATTTGTTCCGTCTCAATTATCGCTTTGATATGGGTAGCTGGAATAGCAAAATTTTACCAATTGCATTGCAGTATCTCAACTTTTTGGGAACAGAAAAATTAAGCTCGGAGCAAATCAGTACCGAATTTTATAAGCTAGCTAGCAATTTTAATACTTCTTTTACCGACCACCACATTACATTGACAGTTTCGGGCTTAAACGAAAACTTTGACAGAACGGTATCGTTGTTTGAAGAGCTTGTTACCAAGGCTAAAGCAGACCCTGAAGCATTGGAATTGCTAAAAGGACGTTTATTAAAACAACGCAATGATGCTAAAGCCAACAAAGGGGCTATTTTACAAAGCTTGGCAGTATACGCCCAATACGGTGACAAAAACCCAAGAACAGTCTTGAACTTGTCAAACGATGAGCTAAAAGCCCTAACAGCCGAAGAACTGATAACTTTCTTGAAAGATTTGTTTTCGTACAAACACACAATTGTGTATTATGGCCCCAAGTCAATTGCCGACTTGAGTACTGCTTTACAAACTGTACACAAGCTACCAAGTCAGTTCAAAGCCGATTTACCAGTTATTGTACAGTTTGACCGCAAAACCCCTAGCAAAACACAAGTGTTGTTTGTGAATTACGACATGGTTCAGGCCGAAATCGACTGGGTACGTCCAACCGTAAAGTTTGACCCAAGTGCTACACCAGTTATTGATTTGTTCAATAATTATTTTGGAGGAGGTATGTCGTCTATTGTATTCCAAACTATTCGTGAGTCAAAAGCGTTGGCCTATTCTACTTACGCCTATTATTATACGCCAAGTACCAAAGACGAAAAATACTTTATGATGGGGTATGTGGGTACACAGGCCGATAAAATTAACGAGGCTATACCGAGTATGAACGAGCTATTTAATAGCTTCCCAGCTTCGCCCAAAAACTTGGAAACAGCCAAAGCAAGTATGAAAAAAACGTATCAAACTGAACGAATTACACAAGATGCTATTGCATTTACGTATTTGTCGGCTTTGGAAAAAGGTATCAACTATGACGAACGCCAAAAAACCTTTGATGTTTTGGATAAGTTGACCCTCGACGATTTGAAGGCTTTTCACGAGCAAAATATTGCCAATAAGCCTGTGATTTATTGTATTGTAGGTTCTGAAAACAAAATCAAAGCAGACGATTTGGCCAAATATGGCGAAGTGAAAAAGTTGAGCTTGGAGGAAGTTTTTGGTTATTAACCAATGGCTATGCTCGCTCATATTTGTTGGTAGCATGTAAGGCTCAATAATAATTAGGTCGAGAATTACCCCAAAGGTGATTCTCGACCTAATTGTTTTTATAAACCACACTTAACCTTTTGTTACCTATAGGCGTTATCCCATTGATAATTGTTGTTGTATAATCCCCAATAAAATGTTTGATGTAATTATAATAGGAGGAGGTTTGGCTGGCTTATGTGCTGCTATTCAACTTCATAAGTCAGGGAAAAGGGTTTTACTTATAGAGAAAAAACACTATCCTTTCCATAGGGTATGTGGGGAGTATGTCTCGAATGAGACCCAACCTTACTTACAACAATTAGGATTAAATTTAGAAAGCCTTGGTGCTAAATCTATTACAGAATTTCAATTTACCTCTCCT
The DNA window shown above is from Flectobacillus major DSM 103 and carries:
- a CDS encoding M16 family metallopeptidase; the protein is MLKMIKPLFVLMVLVNTLGAIAQSKVEWKTASAGGYTYRYVTNDPLKARFYQLKNGLTVILSENHKEPRIQALIPTRAGSNTDPRTHTGLAHYLEHMLFKGTDKYGSLDWAKEKPLLDKIDALYEQYNKTTDASKRKEIYAEIDKVSGEAAKFAIANEYDKMMASMGGQGTNAFTSFEQTVYTEDIPTNAIDRFIALQAERFRNPVLRIFHTELEAVYEEKNRSLDNDPWKVYEARNAALFPTHNYGQQTTIGTIEHLKNPSLVEIRNYFHKYYVPNNMAIIMAGDFNSDELIKKIDAAFAYMKPKPVPAYKPAPEAPITAPLIREVFGPNPDNITIAWRWPGALSVKERVIGTIVDELMSNSKAGLIDINLSKAQKVLRASSSPEWNKDYSVWQMTGTPKNGQSLDEVKDLLMGQLELLKKGTFDESIIKAIAANYKLTAIQGLEKNDSRAYKLLEDFVVSKGEDWPATISLANDLAKVTKQQVIDFANKYCGKGYVVVYKRKGEDKNIIKVDKPTITQVETNREKQSAFLQQVNAIPMSDIKPQWVDFNKDLQKGKVGAAELLYVKNDDNDLFRLNYRFDMGSWNSKILPIALQYLNFLGTEKLSSEQISTEFYKLASNFNTSFTDHHITLTVSGLNENFDRTVSLFEELVTKAKADPEALELLKGRLLKQRNDAKANKGAILQSLAVYAQYGDKNPRTVLNLSNDELKALTAEELITFLKDLFSYKHTIVYYGPKSIADLSTALQTVHKLPSQFKADLPVIVQFDRKTPSKTQVLFVNYDMVQAEIDWVRPTVKFDPSATPVIDLFNNYFGGGMSSIVFQTIRESKALAYSTYAYYYTPSTKDEKYFMMGYVGTQADKINEAIPSMNELFNSFPASPKNLETAKASMKKTYQTERITQDAIAFTYLSALEKGINYDERQKTFDVLDKLTLDDLKAFHEQNIANKPVIYCIVGSENKIKADDLAKYGEVKKLSLEEVFGY
- a CDS encoding ankyrin repeat domain-containing protein, with translation MLKELIDNKDYQGIADTLIHNPSLANAAMSYSNDNAAKAHPLHRICDGVFFGKYTDEEAVQMAKIFLENGADINGGELIEKQDTPLIAAASLYADQVAICYLAHGANIHHAGCYGGTALHWAAWCGRVAVVRALIEHEADLNKRCIDFEATPLFWSVQGYKNGGNTSKEDYLACIRLLLQAGANKNIPNMMGKIPFDLLDNSDTDFKEILSDLK